One Stenotrophomonas oahuensis genomic region harbors:
- a CDS encoding MipA/OmpV family protein yields MSRQCTGRWQLLAWAVAVGCVSPALAQDAMLGTLLEEPGSAGLGFLMRVESSPYKGADDRVDLLPLYLYEGERFFLRSNAAGVRLATQEDQGMELFVERRLEGYPEDETPEILEGLRTRNGEADLGARYYWKQQGHTWDLSVRQDISSTSKGTELRAGYGYLWRGQRWDVQPVLSLEWRSSKLNDYYFGIEPYESTAEHPAYAAGSGLDVTAGLYARYRFLQHWSLLGGVYATQQSSSVRNSPLVDDRVQWGALLGAAYDFGNGQVRWDEPTSPTYVKVFYGRDSADGCHMVKIMTFSCTDLNDVDPTDIWGVHVGRPFVSELNGWPLDLVGYVGVLRHDEKGHQPDSWQIDAYMKGFYYGFPWSHRVKTRIGFGFGLSYAERVPYAEVQSQARRERNTSKLLNYLDPSIDVSLGDIFGSRRWHDMYLGVGISHRSGIFGSSQMLGTVDGGSNYIYAYLEAAL; encoded by the coding sequence ATGAGCAGGCAGTGCACCGGACGCTGGCAGCTGTTGGCATGGGCGGTCGCGGTGGGCTGCGTCTCACCGGCGCTCGCCCAGGACGCCATGCTCGGCACGCTGCTTGAGGAACCCGGCAGCGCTGGGCTGGGGTTCCTGATGCGGGTGGAGTCGTCGCCGTACAAAGGGGCGGATGACCGCGTCGACCTGCTGCCGCTGTATCTGTATGAAGGCGAGCGCTTCTTCTTGCGCTCCAATGCCGCCGGCGTCCGCCTGGCCACCCAGGAAGACCAGGGGATGGAGCTGTTCGTCGAGCGAAGGCTGGAAGGCTACCCCGAAGACGAAACGCCGGAGATTCTTGAAGGACTTCGCACCCGCAATGGCGAAGCCGACCTTGGCGCGCGTTACTACTGGAAGCAGCAGGGCCACACCTGGGATCTGAGTGTACGCCAGGACATCTCGAGCACCTCCAAAGGAACGGAACTACGTGCGGGCTATGGCTATCTGTGGCGTGGCCAGCGCTGGGACGTGCAGCCGGTGCTGAGCCTGGAATGGCGCAGTTCCAAACTCAATGATTACTACTTCGGCATTGAGCCGTATGAGTCCACGGCAGAGCATCCTGCCTATGCCGCCGGTTCCGGCCTCGACGTGACAGCTGGCCTGTACGCGCGCTATCGCTTCCTCCAGCACTGGAGCCTGCTCGGTGGGGTATATGCCACCCAGCAATCCAGCTCGGTCCGCAACAGCCCGCTGGTCGATGACCGCGTGCAATGGGGGGCGCTGCTGGGCGCGGCGTACGACTTCGGCAACGGCCAGGTGCGCTGGGACGAACCCACGTCGCCCACCTACGTCAAAGTGTTCTACGGTCGCGATTCGGCCGACGGCTGCCACATGGTCAAGATCATGACCTTCAGCTGCACCGACCTCAACGACGTCGACCCGACCGACATCTGGGGCGTGCATGTGGGCAGACCGTTTGTTTCTGAATTGAACGGCTGGCCGCTGGACCTGGTCGGCTATGTGGGCGTGCTGCGCCACGACGAGAAGGGCCATCAGCCGGATTCCTGGCAGATCGATGCTTACATGAAGGGGTTCTACTACGGCTTCCCGTGGTCACATCGGGTCAAGACCCGGATCGGCTTCGGCTTCGGGCTCTCCTATGCCGAGCGGGTGCCCTATGCCGAAGTGCAGTCGCAGGCACGCCGCGAACGCAATACCTCCAAGCTGCTGAACTACCTGGACCCCAGCATCGACGTCAGCCTGGGTGACATCTTCGGCAGCCGGCGCTGGCACGACATGTATCTGGGCGTGGGCATCTCGCACCGCTCCGGCATCTTCGGCTCGTCGCAGATGCTGGGCACGGTGGATGGCGGCTCCAACTACATCTACGCCTATCTGGAGGCCGCGCTCTAG